Below is a window of Quercus robur chromosome 6, dhQueRobu3.1, whole genome shotgun sequence DNA.
ACTCCCATGGTGAATTGGTTTATAGAGAAAATTCAACATGTTATATAAGCAGTACTGGAAGAAAAACTCACCTACTGTATGTATGAGTCCGTTTCAGAAGAAAGCCTCCAGTGTGACTGTGAGTGAATGAGCAAGATTCCGAAACCCCCAAGGCCAAAAGCTGTGCACTGCGTTTGGGATCTCCTTTCTGCCCAACTGCACCGTTTTGATTTCTTCCGtacttttaaaaacaaatttttggttttttttttctctgactAAAGAATAATTTTCAAGGTTTGAGGTTGGTTTCTGTGTTTGACACTTTTTGACCCTTAAACGTATCTTGACATTtaagtattttatttatatattattggcCCTCTTATCTCCTTCCTTTTTATTACGAAATTTTATTTGGAATCTAATAAcctattttagaaaagttttgtcacaattttcattaaaaaatataaaaattcttcaatttttttttctttttcataaaaaatttctaatatttttaaaaattaataccCTTAAAATATCCGTTAACTTTccctttttaatttaaaagtcaGGTGACAAATAAATGTCATTAAAATATATCACTCTTTTAAGTCTATTTCTAATAGTATTTTAATCATTAAGTGTCATATAAGTGTTATCAATTAAGACTTTAAGATAACTTATAGAGTGTCAAGGACTCTAGGGTCACCAAATGACTAATGAAAATGTGCtacaaaatcaaatatgaatgaccaaaacaagaattttgaaatgtaaatggttataataaaaataacaaaggtGTATGTTTATTAACAACAAAGGTGTGTGTTTATTAACAAAGCTGGTACACCATGACTTACACATGTTCAAGATCGCCCTCTGTATCTATATGTGTAGGTTTTATTTAGCATTCTTTAAACAAATGTTGTTGCTTAAGACCTTGTTTGGgagaagggaatggaatggaaatgaatgaaaaggataaatttagaatattctttcattctctttccttgtttgggagttttaataaGAAGAATGAAAAGTCCATCCCTTGTTCAGAAGTTTAAGTGAGAGAGAATGGAATgagtaggagggaacactcattcctctcttttcccttaaaacctcaaattttcattccccctgAAATTGAAAGGAATGGaagggaatgaaattaaatttaatgatttttttactaaaatactcaaaaatatcattatatattcaaccatttattttaaagtaggggtataatagtaatattgtcataaaatgatttcattccattcctttcatGTTGCTCCGAAtaagattatttacattccattcattttcattcttttccattcttttattttaaaacatccaatcaaggtcacttaatttcattctattccattcttttcccttaaataaatttcattccgttccattcattttcattcccttatgatcattccattccattccattcccttatgaacttcCAAACGAAACCTAACTCTCTATTTGATTGATGCtaaaaaggaggaaaaattAGCTTTCATTTAGCTAAATAAAAGGTCGGCTCATTGAGGAGATTCCACACCATGTGCAAGACCCCACAGCAGCTTTAATTTAGCATAGAAGTGATATAGATAACTGAACTGAACCCTCACTTAGACCACTGAACTTCTACTAGATTAATGCAAGATTACTTGCACAATTGTAGTAAATACAGAAcaaatgagcaaaaaaaaaaaaaaaaaaaaatacagaaaataTGAGCAAGAAATAAACTGTTTTCCCATGAGGATGATATATATGTAGTATGATCTATGATGGGTTTGTcagtgttttaagttttaacccaaGCTTCAATCATGCAAACAAAAATGATTAGTAGTCTTGGACAAGAAATAAAGCAAGTTCTGAAACAATGGGATCAAGTAACACCACACAAATGGGGAAGCAAGACATTTTACAATAGCTGCTGCATCCACTGAATTCTACCTCTTACAAATTTCCCCTGGCATCAAGATAGTTTCAACAGCCGGGGAGCTACCTCACTTCAGTTTCCAACTTTCTATAGAAACTACTTTTCAGGATCCTCAAAGGGATGAGTAGCtcaccaaacaacaacaacagcaaaaacaaaaaaagaaaaaagaaaaagatatatatatacacacacataaagtttattttaattttttttaagctagTTCATTTGTTGCTAAAAAAtggatttaataaaatattcttgCCAAAATAAGAGGATGTCAATCGGACACTATATTAAAGGGTCCAACTCTTTAGAATGATGTTGATACATGAAGGGTTTGACACGCTTTCAAGTTTAAATCCAAGCATCAAtcatgaaaacaaaaatgattactAGCACTCTTGGACAAGAAATAAAGCAATTTTGAAACAATGGGATCAAGTAACACCACACAATCGAGGACCCATAATGCAATTCTGTTCCATTGAATAACATTTTACAATAGCTGCTGCATCTACTGATCTCTCCCTCTTATAAATTTCCCCTAGCATCAAGATAGTTTCAACAGCTAGGAAGCTTCATTGTTACAGTTCCCAGCTTTCTAGAAACTACTTTGCAGGATCCTCAAAAAGATAACTAGCtcaacaaataagaaaaaaaaaaacattcagcCTAACCAAATCTTGTGATGATTCACTTCTTCAAGCTCAGTGAAACAAGCACTAGGCCTTTACCAACAGTTTGGAATTTGGACCAGTTCCAATTTTGGATCAGATTTGGAGAAAGTTTCAATACCAAAGAGTGTAATTGGATCAAGTAACTCACTCAACAAGTGAAACATTACACACAATATAAGCACTCCACAACTGCTTCATCTCATTCGTTGGCTCATATTTATCATCATATGTTCACTAGTCATTCTGGAAAATCCATTTTTTCCTTGTATAACTGCAACAACTCAGAAGCTTCCTCCTTATTAGGCAACACAAACCTCTGCAAAAACAACTCCTCCACATACTCAAATGCCGTAGGCAAGTAAAAATTCTTCTTAACCAAACCTTCAAACTGCAAAAATTGAATCGCCAAAGCCCTTGGAATAAGTCGCTTCTCCAAGCTCATACTAATAAGTGAAGGGCGTTCAACAATAAGGGAAGCCTCCAAACCCATCTTGTTGACCAAAAAATCCATCACCCTCATAATCTTATCCTCAGATGCCCGGAAACAGCAGGGATTCTTTGCAAAAGCTACAAGAATCTCATCCTCATACAAACCCCATCTCTTATAAGCGTTGACCTTCCTCTCCCATGTAGATTTATTCATTCCCCTAATTGCTGAAACAGCCTGAAAAAAACTTGCCCTCAGAGGATTGATTCCCATTTCCTTGACTTCCTCTACAATCTCTTTGAATCGAACTTGATCTGTCGTAATAACTCTCGGCCAATTTTTAATTAAGGTTCATATACCTGATTCACGAGCTCCATTTTCTATCAGAAGATTGACATTAGGAACTACATGAGCGTCAACTTTATCGACAAGAATACCCGAGAAACGTCTAACAGCAATAACAGTTTTTTCATCAGTTCCAAGCAAATTcttaaagaaatcaaaagaagGGATTATTTGGTTTTTCAAGCTTCGTTTCAATAAGTTTGGATTTCTAGTTAAGATCATAACAATGTCAGAGCTTGTAAAGCCTTTGAATTGGAAAAACTCCAATTTGGCCAAAAGGGTCTTTTGAGGATTTGATAGCAGCGGTGGAGGGTATCTTCTGATGATGCttgagatttgggtttgtgagaAACCATGGTGCTTGAAAAAGCTAATGACCAAGTCTGCTTTATTTGGGGTTTCAAAGTTAACACGTTTGGAGGCTGATATAGCACCTTCCCGTGAGAACCCACATGTGTTTATGAGGTATGAGACTGTGAATGAGTGTTGATTTGAAGTGCTTGAAATGTATCTTAATGTTAACAATGGGAGGGTTTTAGCAGTGTATAATTTCTGGGGGGCTCTAAGGGTACAGTAACTCCCATGGTGAATTGGTTTATAGAGCAAATTCAACATGTTATATAAGCAGTACTGGAAGAAAAACTCACCTACCGTGTGTATGAGTCCGTT
It encodes the following:
- the LOC126689106 gene encoding uncharacterized protein LOC126689106 translates to MGINPLRASFFQAVSAIRGMNKSTWERKVNAYKRWGLYEDEILVAFAKNPCCFRASEDKIMRVMDFLVNKMGLEASLIVERPSLISMSLEKRLIPRALAIQFLQFEGLVKKNFYLPTAFEYVEELFLQRFVLPNKEEASELLQLYKEKMDFPE